In Bacillus methanolicus, the following proteins share a genomic window:
- a CDS encoding TadE/TadG family type IV pilus assembly protein, whose protein sequence is MRNPESNKRWQNEKGSVSIEFLGILPFYFMLFLLLWQVVASGYAVFTAKTAVNNAAKTYAATNKIDQAEKSAKETLGSSNVITYKDLVPTDLGNGKFKLILYTNHSLTFIPKQWREKASLELEQEAIGKVLVPVP, encoded by the coding sequence ATGAGAAACCCGGAATCGAACAAGCGCTGGCAAAATGAAAAAGGTTCGGTAAGCATTGAATTTCTCGGTATCCTTCCGTTTTACTTTATGTTATTCCTGCTGCTGTGGCAGGTGGTGGCTTCAGGATACGCGGTATTTACTGCTAAAACAGCGGTCAATAATGCGGCAAAAACTTATGCGGCTACAAATAAAATAGATCAAGCAGAGAAATCTGCTAAAGAAACTCTCGGCAGCAGTAACGTTATTACGTATAAAGACCTTGTCCCTACGGATTTAGGAAACGGGAAGTTTAAATTAATCTTATATACGAATCACTCCCTTACGTTTATTCCTAAACAATGGAGAGAAAAAGCATCTTTGGAATTG